The following coding sequences are from one Streptomyces dengpaensis window:
- a CDS encoding class I SAM-dependent methyltransferase — MERRDVRGHYEELAAEYDEHWIYGPDHVPWMSGRIAAALRLDPTDRIADIGSGTGLFAKEVAKHLRPRHPVLCVDPSEAMLRQLGTPPPADLTPIVASAEDIAEGSTRLPYEQLDAMWLKESVHHVADPARTLRGLADRLAPGGRLLVVMLPASIQYPLFEAALARFEELQPDPALIEGHLRAAGLEAGLSYVEHELRIDRDKYFGMVRARYMSLLSTFSESEIEKGIDEMRVAHSEPVLAFPDRFAFVLGRRCGESA, encoded by the coding sequence GTGGAGCGGCGCGACGTGCGAGGACACTACGAGGAGCTGGCGGCCGAGTACGACGAGCACTGGATCTACGGCCCTGATCATGTTCCCTGGATGTCCGGCCGGATTGCCGCTGCCCTGCGGCTCGATCCCACGGACCGGATCGCCGACATCGGCTCCGGCACGGGCCTGTTCGCCAAGGAAGTGGCCAAGCATCTACGGCCTCGCCATCCCGTTCTGTGCGTCGATCCGTCCGAGGCGATGCTCCGGCAGCTCGGCACGCCGCCCCCGGCGGATCTGACGCCGATCGTTGCTTCCGCCGAGGACATCGCCGAAGGAAGCACCCGTCTGCCGTACGAGCAGCTCGATGCGATGTGGCTGAAAGAGTCGGTGCACCACGTGGCCGATCCGGCGCGCACGCTTCGCGGCCTGGCCGATCGGCTGGCGCCCGGAGGACGGCTGCTGGTGGTGATGCTGCCGGCCAGCATCCAGTACCCCCTGTTCGAGGCGGCCCTCGCGCGTTTCGAGGAGTTGCAGCCGGACCCGGCCCTCATTGAGGGCCATCTGCGGGCGGCCGGGCTGGAAGCCGGTCTCAGCTACGTCGAGCATGAGCTGCGCATCGACCGGGACAAGTACTTCGGTATGGTGCGCGCCCGTTACATGTCCCTGCTCTCCACCTTCAGCGAGAGTGAGATCGAGAAGGGCATCGACGAGATGCGAGTCGCTCATTCGGAGCCCGTGCTGGCGTTTCCCGACCGGTTCGCTTTCGTCCTCGGCCGACGGTGTGGGGAGTCGGCGTGA
- a CDS encoding SUMF1/EgtB/PvdO family nonheme iron enzyme, giving the protein MNAVVDERLRRLRSELDDHSRIADRLGLDLERPLRSLNDGYPENAVALVGKLTEKLLKELWRHHGVEGDPATKALNDLVKRCRPYIRSSTVLDALDDIRRLRNRSTHDGYDISDEDGLLAVRRLVDVLVWFTDTGSAALLGGEPDMAPEVARRCEFLAGLYVTLGYRQAKRFVLSPDTVYQLFCRESGMRLEYVELMLSRDADDLSTVLASSGGELLRTRLPKLTRFVVLDDDGGPQPGALHQMLGLDFRIVRYDGFVDTIVNLDTHLAALDSVGNPTEPRAAIAAAALTIDPRTGESTMEQSGDAAQLVTRLAHGSANVLVTGRPGSGKSTLLRSLAVDSEIRRFRFYFDLGLKPKDEPFSEYAARLLAPAMTADRSRAYELFLYLIRSGTALCVLDAVDEGVEEPSAAGFLRLFTDLAAVLSAESAVVMSSRVSFLADSPQVRQLLDSGAGRSEQLVEQMYANGLDPSRVPHFHVVRLAEPEATPLEKRLTTALSLPADKPLANILGVHIARTLAEGGRPDLEQRLPTAFGHAFLTDRTVFSLLEIHRQLGADAFKDGRLDLDACVLAPLLRPAGPDHVAFVHTAYQELLAARYLTEPANRDLAADLLPGAYLTEQVRAFLAGTLTTQETDDCVLPAGAYLVGPAERLLIHRVERPVRFDRHAVTVARYRRFLDVLDADGTSQWDHPDQPADVTHRPWTDRLRRPDYYENPRYDAHPATCVSWWSAYAFAAFEGKRLPTSLEWEAAARGTDGRLFPWGDTPDSTRVNCADTWVGRPVVTYQAWYRDFAGDAVRRAGATPADERPGNRSPFGVLDMVGNCWEWTSTSLNDPGEAVICGGSYDNPMRAVQTSSKGIYRKRGGSNAVGFRCVQDIDTSGTGGTTA; this is encoded by the coding sequence GTGAACGCCGTGGTCGACGAACGGCTGCGGCGCCTGCGGAGTGAACTCGACGACCACTCGCGGATCGCCGATCGCCTGGGCCTCGATCTGGAGAGGCCGTTACGGTCCCTCAACGATGGCTACCCCGAGAACGCGGTCGCCCTGGTCGGGAAACTGACCGAGAAGCTCCTCAAGGAGTTGTGGCGCCACCACGGCGTCGAGGGCGACCCTGCGACGAAGGCCCTGAACGACCTGGTCAAGCGATGCCGCCCGTACATTCGCAGCAGCACAGTGCTGGATGCCCTCGACGACATCCGACGACTGCGCAACCGGTCCACGCACGACGGATACGACATCAGCGACGAGGACGGGCTGCTCGCGGTCCGCAGGCTCGTGGACGTCCTGGTCTGGTTCACCGACACCGGCAGTGCGGCCCTTCTCGGTGGTGAGCCCGACATGGCGCCCGAGGTCGCGCGCCGCTGCGAGTTTCTCGCCGGGTTGTACGTCACCCTCGGATATCGGCAGGCCAAGCGGTTCGTCCTCAGCCCGGACACCGTGTACCAGCTGTTCTGCCGCGAGTCGGGAATGCGGCTGGAGTACGTGGAGCTGATGCTCTCCCGTGACGCCGACGACCTGAGTACCGTCCTTGCCTCCAGCGGCGGGGAGTTGCTGCGCACCAGGCTGCCCAAGCTCACCCGGTTCGTCGTTCTGGACGACGACGGTGGCCCGCAGCCCGGCGCCCTCCATCAGATGCTAGGGCTGGACTTCCGGATCGTGCGGTACGACGGCTTCGTCGACACGATCGTCAATCTCGACACCCACCTCGCCGCACTCGACTCCGTCGGCAACCCGACGGAGCCACGGGCCGCGATCGCCGCGGCGGCGCTGACCATCGACCCGCGCACCGGCGAGTCGACTATGGAGCAGTCCGGCGACGCGGCACAGCTCGTGACCCGCCTGGCGCACGGCAGTGCGAACGTCCTGGTCACCGGTCGTCCGGGAAGCGGCAAAAGTACGCTCCTGCGCTCGCTAGCCGTCGACTCGGAGATCCGCCGCTTCCGCTTCTACTTCGATCTCGGTCTCAAACCGAAGGACGAACCGTTCTCCGAGTACGCCGCCCGCCTCCTCGCGCCGGCCATGACGGCGGACCGCTCGCGCGCCTACGAACTCTTCCTCTACCTGATCCGGTCCGGGACCGCGCTGTGCGTGCTTGACGCCGTCGACGAAGGTGTCGAGGAACCGAGCGCGGCCGGTTTCCTACGCCTCTTCACCGATCTCGCGGCCGTCCTGTCCGCCGAATCGGCGGTGGTCATGAGTTCACGGGTGTCCTTCCTCGCGGACTCACCCCAGGTGCGTCAGCTGCTGGACAGTGGCGCGGGCCGCTCCGAGCAACTAGTCGAGCAGATGTACGCCAACGGCCTCGACCCGTCCCGCGTACCGCACTTCCACGTCGTACGCCTGGCCGAACCCGAGGCAACCCCTCTGGAGAAGCGCCTCACCACAGCTCTGAGCCTTCCAGCGGACAAACCGCTCGCGAACATCCTCGGCGTTCACATCGCGCGGACGTTGGCCGAGGGCGGGCGGCCCGATCTGGAGCAGCGGCTGCCCACCGCATTCGGGCATGCCTTCCTCACCGACCGCACCGTGTTCTCGCTCCTCGAAATCCACCGGCAGCTGGGGGCCGACGCCTTCAAGGACGGACGCCTCGATCTCGACGCCTGTGTCCTCGCACCGCTGCTGCGGCCAGCCGGACCCGATCACGTCGCCTTCGTGCACACGGCGTACCAAGAACTCCTGGCTGCCAGATACCTGACCGAGCCGGCGAACCGGGACCTGGCAGCCGACCTTCTCCCCGGTGCCTACCTCACCGAACAGGTGCGCGCATTCCTCGCCGGAACACTCACCACCCAGGAGACCGACGACTGCGTGCTGCCTGCCGGGGCATATCTGGTTGGGCCGGCCGAACGGCTGCTGATTCACCGCGTCGAGCGCCCCGTACGCTTCGACCGCCATGCCGTGACCGTCGCGCGCTACCGTCGCTTCCTCGACGTCCTTGACGCGGACGGCACCTCGCAGTGGGACCACCCCGACCAGCCGGCCGACGTCACACACCGCCCCTGGACCGACCGGCTGCGGCGTCCCGACTACTACGAAAATCCTCGCTACGATGCCCACCCAGCCACCTGCGTCAGCTGGTGGAGCGCCTACGCCTTCGCCGCATTTGAGGGCAAGCGCCTGCCGACCTCCCTCGAGTGGGAGGCAGCCGCACGTGGAACTGACGGGCGTCTCTTCCCGTGGGGCGACACCCCCGACAGCACCCGTGTCAACTGCGCCGATACATGGGTCGGGCGGCCCGTCGTGACGTATCAGGCCTGGTACCGGGATTTCGCTGGTGACGCCGTCCGGCGGGCCGGGGCGACACCCGCCGACGAACGACCAGGCAACCGCTCCCCGTTCGGTGTCCTCGACATGGTGGGCAACTGCTGGGAATGGACGTCCACCAGCCTGAATGACCCCGGCGAGGCCGTCATCTGCGGCGGCAGCTACGACAACCCGATGCGTGCAGTGCAGACCAGTAGCAAGGGCATCTACCGCAAGCGCGGCGGAAGCAACGCGGTCGGCTTCCGCTGCGTGCAGGACATCGACACGTCCGGGACAGGAGGGACGACGGCATGA
- a CDS encoding ATP-dependent RecD-like DNA helicase yields MDVDEVIEGVVDHLLHVSYDERTVLRLTSTGDDEESITVVGKALFGVKPGESLRLCGSWAQHPRYGRQFRVERCERTVPADERAIRLYLASGMIRGIGPVLAAAIVDAFGERTLKVIDAEPERLLKVHNIGDIRLGRITAAWREQKAIAEIMMFLQQLGITSGLAVKIYTTYADTDDDPIDVVRRTPYRLCRDVHGVGFVNADKIALAGGVPKHSDERLQAALLHELDQAGGQGHCHLPVRVLLARTRQLLSDDDPATVEILDDVVLRHALQTLCGQGEVVTDTLPTPVLDGTDAVADTEIALLARWHRDETQLAFHVRRLLGSAPVLAELSQWDERLTALTTAETAGLTDEQHPAVHTALTRPLSVLTGGPGCGKTHTLRTLVEVADDAGAVVALAAPTGKAAKRLEETCGQAAMTVHRLIRPPEGDSLFDHAGVLESADLVVIDETSMLDLALARRLFAAVRAGCHLLLVGDTDQLPSVGLGRVLRDLLDVDAIPRTRLTKVFRQHEDSAAIVVNAHRILHGHLPEGDPRAFWNRPVPVAEDIAQRVVDLVCESMPKHLAVQPEDIQVLCPGKKNIAGMTDLNLRLQQRLNPPADHKPQHFHDGCAFRLGDRVQQIRNNLHRGEAGIFNGSSGTITAVDPEAHQLTVTFQDGEAATYPFTDLDELVHAYALTVHRSQGSEYPYVIIPMINAAGTMLLQRNLLYTAITRARHGVMLIGQIEAVERAVANNRTQRRNTALSYRITHTEAVVLTPRPQAPSGQMAWS; encoded by the coding sequence GTGGACGTCGATGAGGTGATCGAGGGAGTCGTCGATCACTTGCTGCATGTCAGTTACGACGAACGCACGGTACTTCGGTTGACGTCCACGGGTGACGACGAGGAGAGCATCACTGTGGTTGGCAAGGCGCTCTTCGGTGTGAAGCCGGGGGAGAGCCTGCGTCTGTGTGGCTCTTGGGCTCAGCATCCGCGCTACGGGCGGCAGTTCCGGGTAGAGCGGTGTGAACGTACGGTGCCCGCCGATGAGCGGGCGATCCGCCTCTATCTCGCCTCGGGCATGATTAGAGGGATTGGTCCGGTCCTGGCCGCGGCGATCGTGGACGCCTTCGGCGAGCGCACCTTGAAGGTCATCGACGCCGAGCCGGAGCGGCTGCTAAAGGTCCACAACATCGGCGATATCCGGCTCGGACGGATCACGGCGGCCTGGCGCGAGCAGAAGGCCATCGCCGAGATCATGATGTTCCTGCAGCAGCTGGGCATCACTTCCGGGCTGGCGGTGAAGATCTACACCACCTATGCCGATACCGACGACGACCCGATCGACGTCGTCCGCCGCACGCCCTACCGGCTGTGCCGGGACGTGCACGGTGTCGGCTTCGTCAATGCCGACAAGATCGCTCTGGCTGGCGGTGTTCCCAAACACAGTGACGAGCGGCTCCAGGCCGCGCTGCTGCACGAGCTGGACCAGGCCGGCGGCCAAGGCCACTGCCACCTGCCCGTCCGTGTTCTGCTCGCGCGCACCCGCCAGCTGCTGTCCGACGATGACCCGGCCACCGTGGAGATCCTCGACGACGTGGTCCTGCGCCATGCCCTGCAGACGCTGTGCGGGCAGGGCGAGGTGGTCACCGATACGCTGCCGACGCCCGTGCTGGATGGCACCGATGCGGTAGCGGACACCGAGATCGCCCTGCTCGCGCGCTGGCACCGCGACGAGACTCAACTCGCCTTCCACGTACGGCGTCTGCTCGGCTCAGCGCCCGTCCTGGCCGAACTCTCTCAATGGGATGAGCGGTTGACTGCGCTGACCACAGCGGAAACGGCCGGGCTGACCGATGAACAGCACCCGGCGGTTCACACCGCGCTCACTCGACCGCTGTCCGTGCTGACCGGCGGTCCAGGCTGCGGCAAGACTCACACCCTGCGGACTCTGGTTGAGGTGGCCGACGACGCCGGTGCGGTGGTCGCGCTGGCGGCGCCGACCGGGAAGGCCGCCAAGCGTCTGGAGGAGACCTGCGGGCAGGCGGCGATGACCGTGCACCGCTTGATCAGGCCGCCGGAGGGTGACTCCCTGTTCGACCACGCCGGCGTCTTGGAGAGCGCCGACCTGGTGGTTATCGACGAGACGTCCATGCTCGATCTGGCCCTGGCCCGCAGGCTCTTCGCCGCCGTCCGTGCTGGCTGTCACCTGCTGCTGGTCGGCGACACCGACCAGCTGCCCAGCGTCGGACTCGGCCGTGTCCTGCGCGACCTGCTCGATGTCGACGCCATTCCGCGTACCCGGCTAACTAAGGTCTTCCGCCAGCACGAGGACAGCGCTGCGATCGTGGTCAACGCGCACCGCATCCTGCACGGTCACCTGCCTGAGGGCGATCCCAGAGCTTTCTGGAATCGGCCTGTCCCAGTGGCCGAAGACATCGCCCAGCGCGTGGTGGACCTGGTCTGTGAGTCCATGCCGAAGCACCTCGCGGTCCAGCCGGAGGACATCCAGGTGCTGTGCCCGGGCAAGAAGAACATCGCCGGTATGACCGACCTCAACCTGCGTCTCCAGCAGCGCCTCAACCCACCCGCCGATCACAAGCCCCAGCACTTCCACGACGGGTGTGCCTTCCGCCTCGGCGACCGCGTCCAGCAGATCCGCAACAACCTGCATCGCGGTGAGGCGGGCATCTTCAACGGCAGCAGTGGCACCATCACTGCCGTCGACCCGGAAGCCCACCAGCTCACGGTCACCTTCCAGGATGGCGAGGCGGCCACGTACCCCTTCACCGACCTTGACGAACTGGTCCACGCCTACGCGCTGACCGTGCACCGCTCACAGGGCAGCGAATACCCTTATGTCATCATCCCTATGATCAATGCGGCCGGGACGATGTTGCTCCAGCGCAACCTGCTCTACACCGCCATCACCCGTGCCCGTCACGGCGTCATGCTCATCGGCCAGATTGAGGCCGTCGAGCGGGCTGTCGCCAACAATCGCACCCAGCGACGCAACACCGCTCTGAGTTACCGCATCACGCACACCGAGGCCGTTGTATTGACGCCGCGTCCCCAGGCCCCGAGCGGGCAGATGGCCTGGAGCTGA
- the pglW gene encoding BREX system serine/threonine kinase PglW, with amino-acid sequence MAATGGSAIPKPGPPKVKRWYQTRQSPYLWEQTALDHIRRLMPATAPHYAWATFSFTAASGRINECDLFIAVPRGLYLVELKGHPGRVINNGDTWSFHAPDGRIRTIRNPLHLTDLKSKELRYRLQWALNDLRPEGRELRVPRIEPVVFLSDSQLRSELDMVQRTRVYGRDGYETGLPAIWGDLLSQPPERENWRVREDFTRYLPKLMQKIGVRASTAHLDFGDWRLDPRPLDAGPTWEDRIAARQDPVRQEGRVRIYLVEQQATDERRRSTTRAAEREFKVLQGINHRGIAQAVDFRQHQGGPAILFRHRVSDLRLDQYLAVHGEKLTETVRRDLVRQLAEAVRYAHRRSLYHRALAARSVYVSAKDNGAHPTLRIIDWQASARHFDTTTSHASVGNSSLTQQHVEDAALCYLAPETDADHPDPGQLDVFGLGAVAYHILTGTPPALTRTALKERLTAEGGLHMYAVDDAVDPGLEELVYAATRRSVDDRLESAEAFLDQLDEAEQATAAQAVAVEADPLTATPGQTVDGDWNVERVLGSGATARALYVTRVTEDDHGRVTEDRRVLKVALDADKNARLESEARALEQVSSSRIVKLYGNGPRTIGGRRVLTLEYAGAETLGERLRSEGRLLYSKLESFSNDLFTALDDLAAKGMLHRDLKPDNLGITLREDGEEQLMLFDFSLAGVPDRDIKAGTRGYLDPFLGSARRPIYDEHAERYATAVVLHEMASGERPLWGDGSRDPLTGMTDETPVLATEAFQQRLGPGLEDFFKQALHRDTDQRFESLRQMRDAWRRIFIEADRTPAPPAKGVAGVAGTEGLSQDEIRDLHAAKAGLDTSLTQAGLTERAADAAGELGADTVEQLLDLPLTRFRQRGIGPAVRKELTRRHRQWTDTLRPKKSRKRDPEAPSPKSVAMGAADDQLGAEPDARQSVNRLAALLNPVPPGRRDNKRPQVVAAWLGLDGTSAQGSWPTNREVATALGISEFTVSKHLTAAAENWAGQSWLTQLREELADILQAAGRIMTAQELARELLVRHGGEADTASEALIAALAVVRAALTAENVLKDQQDENYEPRFTQVRRRGRLLVAMTSTDGSDDPTDDELSAYAMELGGKADTLAAADPLPDTAAVLRLLRAVSPPEGTDPLPDTRLVTLAAATSSNAAASPRLELYPRSLSMARALKISQAAAGVRREVGISTDGLLARLRSRFPEMELGRPTYVEVEDALAEAGFPLKYDTTDSRFRPPAPAGAALSGGTSSSASTTSSVLASMTVQEARAAAGRDPSALLAAKLGTAVEEGGFLALNVAVKRLPGAANAVAEHFPVHQVNLAELFIEEFRALASEHGTDWPKVLAADTRYTRSGQLPNGLRSFVTRVWPRVRTRLDRITTQDPETVLFVHTAGLISHYYEAGGHQLLVDLQREARRPGRQPHGLWLLVPSHNPRGIPELDGHTVEVTGGDAERVVLSGDFLRELAAVPAAAGER; translated from the coding sequence GTGGCGGCAACAGGTGGCTCGGCGATCCCCAAGCCAGGTCCACCCAAGGTGAAGCGCTGGTACCAGACCCGGCAGTCGCCGTACCTCTGGGAGCAGACCGCCCTCGACCACATTCGTCGGCTGATGCCCGCCACCGCTCCGCACTACGCGTGGGCGACGTTCTCCTTCACCGCGGCTTCGGGCCGCATAAACGAGTGCGACCTCTTCATCGCCGTGCCGCGTGGCCTGTATCTCGTCGAGCTCAAGGGGCACCCGGGGCGGGTGATCAACAACGGCGACACCTGGTCTTTCCACGCTCCGGATGGCCGGATCCGTACCATCAGGAACCCACTGCATCTCACGGACCTGAAGTCCAAGGAGCTCAGGTACCGGCTCCAGTGGGCACTGAACGATCTGCGACCGGAAGGCCGTGAGCTCCGTGTTCCCCGTATAGAGCCGGTGGTCTTCCTGTCCGATTCGCAGCTGCGCAGCGAGCTCGACATGGTGCAGCGCACACGGGTCTACGGACGTGACGGATACGAGACAGGCCTTCCCGCGATCTGGGGGGATCTGCTCAGTCAGCCCCCGGAGCGTGAAAATTGGCGTGTTCGTGAGGATTTCACCAGATACCTCCCGAAGCTGATGCAGAAGATCGGGGTGCGGGCTTCCACGGCGCACCTTGACTTCGGCGACTGGCGTCTGGATCCGCGCCCGCTGGATGCCGGCCCCACGTGGGAAGACCGGATTGCCGCGCGTCAGGATCCGGTGCGCCAGGAGGGCCGGGTCCGCATCTATCTCGTCGAGCAGCAGGCGACCGATGAGAGGCGACGCTCGACCACGCGCGCCGCCGAGCGCGAGTTCAAGGTGCTCCAGGGCATCAATCACCGTGGCATCGCGCAGGCCGTCGACTTCCGCCAGCACCAGGGCGGTCCGGCGATCCTCTTCCGGCACCGGGTGAGCGATCTCCGGCTGGATCAGTACCTCGCCGTGCATGGCGAGAAGCTGACCGAAACTGTGCGCCGCGACCTTGTGCGCCAACTGGCCGAGGCCGTGCGCTACGCCCACCGCCGCTCGCTCTACCACCGCGCCCTCGCGGCCCGCTCGGTGTATGTCAGCGCGAAGGACAACGGCGCGCACCCGACGCTGCGGATCATCGACTGGCAGGCTTCAGCCCGTCATTTCGACACCACCACCTCGCACGCCTCCGTCGGCAACAGCTCGCTCACTCAGCAGCATGTCGAGGACGCGGCGCTGTGCTACCTGGCGCCGGAGACGGACGCCGACCACCCTGACCCGGGACAGCTGGACGTCTTCGGCCTCGGGGCCGTCGCTTACCACATCCTCACGGGTACACCGCCCGCGCTGACGCGTACGGCCCTCAAAGAGCGGCTGACCGCAGAGGGCGGACTGCACATGTACGCGGTCGACGACGCTGTCGACCCCGGTCTCGAAGAGCTGGTGTACGCCGCCACACGCCGCAGCGTTGACGACCGGCTGGAGTCCGCCGAGGCGTTCCTGGATCAGCTGGACGAGGCGGAGCAGGCGACCGCTGCTCAGGCCGTCGCCGTCGAGGCCGACCCTCTCACCGCGACTCCCGGCCAGACCGTCGACGGCGACTGGAATGTGGAGCGGGTGCTCGGCTCGGGCGCTACCGCGCGTGCGCTGTATGTGACCCGGGTCACCGAGGACGACCATGGCCGCGTGACGGAGGACAGACGTGTCCTCAAGGTCGCCTTGGATGCGGACAAGAACGCGCGGCTCGAGTCTGAGGCCCGCGCGCTGGAGCAGGTGAGCAGCAGTCGCATCGTCAAGCTGTACGGCAATGGCCCACGGACCATCGGCGGACGCCGCGTCCTCACCCTGGAGTACGCCGGTGCCGAGACGCTGGGGGAACGGCTGCGCAGCGAGGGCCGACTGCTCTATTCCAAGCTGGAGTCCTTCAGTAACGACCTGTTCACGGCCTTGGACGACCTCGCGGCCAAGGGGATGCTCCACCGCGACCTGAAGCCCGACAACCTCGGCATCACGCTCAGGGAGGACGGCGAGGAGCAGCTGATGCTCTTCGACTTCTCCCTCGCGGGGGTCCCCGACCGGGACATCAAGGCGGGTACGCGGGGCTATCTCGATCCCTTCCTCGGTTCGGCACGTCGCCCTATCTACGACGAGCACGCCGAGCGGTACGCCACCGCGGTCGTTCTCCACGAGATGGCCTCCGGTGAACGTCCGCTGTGGGGCGACGGCTCCCGCGATCCGCTCACCGGCATGACAGACGAGACGCCTGTCCTCGCCACCGAGGCATTCCAGCAGCGGCTCGGACCGGGGCTGGAGGACTTCTTCAAGCAGGCCCTGCACCGCGACACCGACCAGCGTTTCGAGTCGCTGCGGCAGATGCGGGACGCCTGGCGAAGGATCTTCATCGAGGCCGATCGGACCCCGGCCCCGCCGGCGAAGGGCGTGGCCGGGGTTGCGGGCACGGAAGGCCTGTCGCAGGACGAGATTCGCGACTTGCACGCCGCCAAAGCGGGGCTCGACACGTCGCTGACGCAGGCCGGGCTCACCGAACGGGCAGCGGACGCGGCCGGAGAACTTGGTGCGGACACAGTCGAGCAACTGCTGGACCTTCCCCTGACCCGATTCCGGCAGCGTGGGATCGGCCCGGCCGTCCGCAAGGAACTCACCCGGCGACACCGCCAGTGGACCGATACGCTGCGACCGAAGAAGTCCCGGAAGCGAGACCCCGAGGCTCCGTCCCCCAAGTCCGTAGCTATGGGCGCTGCCGACGATCAGCTCGGCGCGGAGCCTGACGCCCGGCAGAGCGTCAACCGGCTCGCTGCCCTGCTTAACCCGGTCCCGCCCGGCCGCCGGGACAACAAGCGTCCCCAGGTCGTCGCCGCCTGGCTCGGGCTGGACGGTACAAGCGCGCAGGGATCCTGGCCGACCAACCGAGAGGTGGCAACAGCACTCGGGATCTCCGAATTCACCGTCTCCAAGCACCTCACTGCGGCGGCGGAAAACTGGGCCGGGCAGTCGTGGCTGACGCAGCTGCGTGAGGAACTGGCCGACATTCTGCAGGCCGCCGGGCGCATCATGACGGCCCAGGAACTCGCCCGTGAACTGCTCGTACGGCACGGTGGGGAGGCCGACACGGCAAGCGAGGCGCTGATCGCGGCCCTCGCGGTCGTACGAGCCGCCCTGACCGCTGAGAACGTGCTCAAGGACCAGCAGGACGAGAACTACGAGCCCCGCTTCACCCAGGTCCGGCGCCGTGGGCGGCTGCTGGTCGCCATGACGTCCACGGACGGCTCCGACGACCCGACCGACGACGAGCTGTCCGCGTATGCCATGGAGCTGGGGGGAAAGGCGGACACACTCGCGGCCGCCGACCCCCTGCCCGATACTGCGGCGGTCCTGCGCCTTCTGCGGGCGGTCTCCCCTCCGGAAGGCACGGACCCATTGCCGGACACCCGTCTGGTGACCCTGGCCGCGGCCACGTCGTCGAACGCCGCCGCGTCCCCTCGGCTGGAGCTGTACCCTCGGTCCCTCAGCATGGCGCGGGCGCTGAAGATCTCACAGGCAGCAGCGGGAGTGCGCCGCGAGGTCGGCATCAGCACGGACGGCCTGCTGGCGCGGTTGCGGTCCCGCTTCCCCGAGATGGAGCTGGGGCGGCCCACCTACGTCGAGGTCGAGGACGCGCTCGCGGAAGCCGGCTTCCCGCTGAAGTACGACACGACGGACAGCCGGTTCCGCCCGCCCGCGCCGGCCGGGGCGGCCCTCTCGGGAGGAACGTCGTCGTCCGCGTCGACGACGAGCAGCGTGCTGGCGTCGATGACCGTGCAAGAGGCACGCGCGGCAGCCGGCCGCGACCCGTCCGCCCTGCTGGCGGCCAAGCTCGGCACAGCCGTAGAAGAGGGTGGCTTCCTCGCCCTCAACGTGGCCGTCAAGCGCCTGCCGGGCGCGGCGAACGCGGTGGCGGAACACTTCCCCGTACATCAGGTGAACCTCGCGGAGCTCTTCATCGAGGAGTTCCGCGCGCTCGCTTCGGAGCACGGCACGGACTGGCCGAAGGTACTGGCCGCGGACACCCGCTACACCAGAAGTGGCCAACTGCCCAACGGCCTGCGGTCGTTCGTGACCCGGGTATGGCCGCGGGTCAGGACACGCCTTGACCGGATCACGACCCAGGATCCGGAGACGGTGCTGTTCGTCCACACCGCCGGACTGATCTCCCACTACTACGAAGCCGGCGGGCACCAGCTCCTCGTCGACCTGCAGCGGGAGGCACGCAGGCCGGGCCGGCAGCCGCACGGACTCTGGCTGCTCGTCCCCTCGCACAACCCCCGCGGAATCCCGGAACTGGACGGCCACACGGTGGAAGTGACCGGCGGCGACGCCGAGCGCGTGGTTCTGAGCGGGGACTTCCTGAGAGAACTGGCCGCCGTGCCGGCCGCTGCCGGTGAGAGATGA